One stretch of Sander lucioperca isolate FBNREF2018 chromosome 13, SLUC_FBN_1.2, whole genome shotgun sequence DNA includes these proteins:
- the si:dkey-250d21.1 gene encoding uncharacterized protein si:dkey-250d21.1 isoform X1, with product MTDCCAAANCNYQQGESENSPPLFSFPLDPERCKQWLNNCQRPDLESEPPEQLHKLYRLCAKHFEPAVISHQSSSSFVLTDDAVPTIFDSTMPVDNQSTYNRKRARDPSEEDPTSVKKTKENTAIKTDGTEKSREVPGENSAVPELQKESQTQEEGASSNAKETLKVYFKEILALTGFSINGANINTDEPIGGARGQQALNRICVEKIDKKEILQFSEDLMREEIQNSLRQARFFSILLQDVTRIEGKDQIPVFIRSVTVDGFPQKHLIGFLPCDMDVENLFYMLLSELRNKWGLRMEHCRGLTYLITGSMCQKMRDLTSRILQEFPQVVLSPSDPYAFNIWIIRCMPVPSIQIVANAVEEVASLLRRTPELCKRLEGKIQMAYGHIKGEVGRIKAAVGENWEYGTDAFQTMLDILEPFLNCINEMISKVDENTAEQMAKLKPVLKNFNFIITLVILKNTLCCVSILNSSLRGIISISSTLQYTISNALKLVSKYQQELAIFHRKWFSDAAGRAKKLGVEVTKPEGDQGDTTETSLEDFYRETISRPVLLYLVAEVKRVFSTEMVRILRWLSLVPSYMADHNFSIRRDKVADANLNNLARPDTFYEELGCWEVKWRHASKRRILPTTVFATLKIPDIGFYPNVQSLLRVLGTVPCVNAETDVYGQYHMVLERCHSYLRATPEDQRQCSMAYVYVNQDVHFNVEQMVESYAQKHPDILQLLQTDDDTKAKPPQVASHENHAEKDTEEELQFINLEMDAERLVELKCAETDREALKSALQAAVTAAYSSQSRKRCDASAQEGEVEYVTKSEMKEVLTVCENAVREGILLEVGTSFFSLFIDSVVKFGEKDYLPLFLRFVDSFDVMRLELMGFLEADLDCDAMVQRLLEIVTVEWNLDLNNCRGQAYLGSGDVSYKLKAFACKVQETHPLAISTHCSSYSFNTWWSKSIPVPAVKRALDTFEEVLMFFGSSATLQKQLDHVIAYGLRESYEKVQEFQGKFCALWQEKHDSYEVFVQMLEPLVECLEKIKNNPQRWKAFVSDQAGALLRNVMEFDFIIAMVVLKNASSFTRELSAGLQKDHFSAASQLCQISGIVATLNRVKTSMKVFHQNWFDEACAMAQSLRVQIEVPENALQRDGMMKPVGFYKDGLSVPLVDNLINAVKDHFSEDHKEALNFLSLVPCSVTVSYMFESLKSKPPLYSSDLPDADNFFTELCCWRVTWKTKVASVTIPGSIFHTLRLPLMQYFGNINALLRIMSVLPSTALEDCGVIMRHKRFQEYLRNTNPKDRSPGLAMLQVGTDFSRDLDRMVTQCLKVTPQALEGICLDKESKSIIRDSENNMEVDCVKEDGEEIRIQQSPDRMEDQSMNPAEENGHSGDNRQGLTTVFKLATLLGKKNISLSDLSEEDRELFIQELSMCQWSKNESKCTPSIGEDEMVNLLINGIRDVILKEIQESPFFSLITDKPVKIADKTHLPVFVRYVGESAPKVELMGFLPFDESCHVDTQAEHLAKILTEDWGLPMSQCRGQAFMHLGSGYQSLKKMSLDFLNSYPLSVVTPSESCGLAHWLAGSVPCPSVAKMLDITEDLLLFFDESPCLEGQLAQAVDGLLNMPREALDEMPETCCSRWKKREDFFDILADTLEGILSCLDAVSSSAIGAKSMHAQVLSTALRNLDFIVTLVILKNACAPLRNCSTVFRCGNPADILCEVEKIPSIIETLSKMLENVSTLHSTWFEQAFQLATRVAPEQVCFSEEANSYESPEIYYRENLSVPLLRSLIDEMKYSFSDSHLKALSVLSLLPSCNPQPILPESTDKPFSLYLADLLEPEAAEQEINAWAAVWSEKYQDAAPPSSIAETLVHPESNSHPTVASMLRLVAVLPSVSMECDLMKTTLNSMRDLLKHTVCKGSRKDHVLLLFHCTTLQRLPEVIERCMDVDPESSPCLSQVMGTVQRLKLESGGAKVNPAAPTESHVSIVAEKPADGEVKSADNEGTLEVAQGPRNAVSFYEPQLREQILKELWDSQFFTVITERAVEIDGELYVPLCIRYLNKEDIQCEETLAFIPFVEDQVVLADAIETALSEKWGLNMEYCRGQALLSVGGVGAQMRAVSLAIAKKYPQAVRSVSSALSLNVWLAKSSPAEEAADGAVLIGKILHWLTEDVDRQNKLEDVILHVFQHDEGKGNELRDKLIKNWEKSHDMHEVMVDILEAVMLCLNELKGEGSTSNQQQASQFFDAIRNFEFILSTVVQKNILSVTQKLSQSLQGKPLDMLLAVNNLPDLKASLSKLKSDIDTHHKAWFEEATALACKLHVTMLHSVLLEPLSEFYKESVSMKVVEHSIAEIDDLFTEKVLDTLRCLEIVPYAMSKVETSILSGLVFRLYKEDLPDQGSLHTEMKSWKEKWLDPLAGYLPTTVLDTLKTSQIRSFSNIETLLRLQVILPFSRRESNFRQGKRSFQEFMLQEKRSLAELHPL from the exons AGCTCCTCCAGTTTTGTGTTGACGGACGATGCTGTTCCAACAATATTTGACTCTACAATGCCTGTGGATAATCAATCAACCTACAACAGGAAAAGAGCTAGAGATCCC TCTGAAGAGGACCCTACCTctgtgaagaaaacaaaag AAAACACAGCAATAAAAACAGATGGGACTGAGAAGAGTAGAGAGGTACCTGGAGAGAACAGTGCAGTGCCTGAACTGCAAAAAGAGAGCCAAACCCAGGAGGAAGGAGCCAGCTCCAACGCAAAAGAGACGCTGAAAGTCTATTTCAAGGAAATCCTGGCACTGACTGGATTCAGCATAAATGGTGCAAACATCAACACTGACGAGCCAATCGGAGGTGCGAGAGGACAGCAGGCTCTCAATCGTATCTGTGTGGAGAAAATTGACAAGAAAGAAATCCTCCAGTTCAGCGAAGACCTCATGCGGGAAGAGATCCAAAACAGCCTCCGACAGGCACGCTTCTTCTCCATTCTGCTTCAGGATGTGACACGCATAGAGGGAAAGGACCAGATCCCAGTTTTCATCAGGTCCGTTACGGTAGATGGGTTCCCACAAAAGCACCTCATTGGGTTCTTACCATGCGACATGGATGTAGAGAATCTGTTTTACATGCTTCTCTCAGAGTTGCGTAACAAGTGGGGGCTGAGGATGGAGCACTGCAGAGGACTGACTTATCTGATAACGGGCAGCATGTGTCAGAAAATGCGAGACCTTACCTCCAGGATTCTGCAGGAGTTCCCACAAGTAGTTCTGTCACCAAGTGACCCATATGCCTTCAACATATGGATTATCCGCTGCATGCCTGTGCCCTCCATTCAAATTGTGGCTAACGCTGTTGAGGAGGTGGCCTCGTTACTCAGGAGAACACCAGAGCTGTGCAAAAGATTGGAGGGAAAGATACAGATGGCGTATGGGCATATCAAAGGGGAGGTGGGCAGGATCAAGGCAGCCGTCGGTGAGAATTGGGAGTATGGCACTGACGCCTTCCAGACCATGTTAGACATTCTGGAGCCTTTCCTGAACTGCATCAATGAGATGATTTCAAAGGTAGATGAAAATACTGCTGAACAGATGGCCAAGCTCAAGCCAGTTTTGAAGAATTTCAACTTCATCATCACACTTGTTATTCTGAAGAACACCCTCTGTTGTGTTAGTATACTCAACTCGAGTCTCAGGGGAATAATTAGCATCAGCAGTACGTTGCAGTACACCATATCCAATGCCTTAAAGCTGGTAAGCAAATACCAACAGGAGCTTGCAATATTCCACAGGAAGTGGTTTTCAGATGCAGCTGGCAGAGCGAAGAAGCTGGGAGTGGAGGTCACCAAACCAGAGGGGGACCAAGGAGACACAACTGAAACCTCACTGGAGGACTTTTACAGGGAAACTATAAGCCGGCCCGTCTTGCTGTATCTCGTTGCAGAGGTGAAGAGAGTGTTCAGTACAGAGATGGTGAGGATTCTCCGATGGCTTTCATTAGTGCCGTCTTACATGGCTGACCACAATTTCAGCATCCGCAGGGATAAAGTAGCAGATGCCAACTTGAACAACCTTGCCAGGCCTGACACATTCTACGAAGAGCTTGGTTGCTGGGAAGTGAAGTGGAGGCATGCGAGCAAGCGCCGGATCCTACCAACCACTGTGTTCGCTACACTCAAGATTCCAGATATTGGGTTTTACCCGAATGTGCAGAGCCTGCTGCGGGTGTTGGGCACTGTTCCATGTGTAAACGCAGAGACAGATGTGTACGGTCAATACCATATGGTACTGGAGCGGTGCCACTCCTACCTGAGAGCCACACCAGAGGACCAGAGACAATGCAGCATGGCATATGTCTACGTGAACCAAGATGTGCACTTCAATGTTGAACAAATGGTGGAGTCATACGCCCAGAAGCATCCAGACATCCTACAACTGCTGCAAACG GATGATGACACAAAGGCGAAGCCTCCCCAAG TGGCATCCCATGAGAACCATGCCGAAAAGGACACTGAAGAAGAACTACAGTTTATAAACCTGGAGATGGATGCTGAAAGGCTTGTGGAGCTGAAGTGTGCAGAGACTGATAGGGAAGCTCTGAAATCTGCTTTGCAGGCTGCAGTGACGGCTGCGTACAGCAGTCAAAGCAGGAAACGTTGCGACGCTTCCGCTCAGGAAGGAGAGGTCGAGTATGTGACCAAGTCAGAAATGAAAGAAGTTCTCACTGTGTGCGAAAATGCCGTCAGGGAGGGAATCCTCTTGGAAGTGGGGACTTCGTTCTTTTCCTTGTTCATTGACAGTGTTGTGAAGTTTGGTGAGAAAGACTACCTCCCACTTTTCCTGAGGTTTGTGGACAGTTTTGATGTCATGCGATTGGAGTTGATGGGATTCCTTGAGGCAGATCTGGATTGTGACGCCATGGTACAGCGTCTCCTAGAAATAGTTACAGTTGAGTGGAATCTTGATTTGAACAACTGCAGAGGTCAAGCATACCTAGGCTCTGGTGATGTTTCCTACAAGCTGAAAGCCTTTGCCTGCAAAGTCCAGGAGACCCATCCTCTTGCTATCAGCACCCACTGCTCTTCCTACTCTTTCAACACGTGGTGGTCAAAATCAATCCCAGTGCCTGCTGTGAAGAGAGCCCTGGATACATTTGAAGaggttttgatgttttttggcAGCAGTGCTACTCTGCAAAAACAGCTAGACCACGTGATAGCCTATGGTCTTAGAGAGAGCTATGAGAAGGTCCAAGAGTTTCAGGGGAAGTTCTGTGCCCTTTGGCAGGAGAAGCATGATTCTTACGAGGTGTTTGTGCAGATGCTGGAGCCCCTAGTTGAATGTCTGGAGAAAATCAAAAATAACCCACAGAGATGGAAGGCCTTTGTGTCCGACCAAGCTGGGGCACTCCTCCGCAATGTGATGGAATTTGATTTCATCATTGCTATGGTGGTCTTGAAGAATGCGTCCTCTTTCACCAGAGAACTGAGTGCGGGTCTCCAAAAGGACCACTTCAGTGCCGCGTCCCAACTTTGCCAAATCAGTGGTATTGTGGCAACTCTGAACCGAGTAAAAACAAGTATGAAGGTGTTTCACCAGAACTGGTTTGACGAGGCCTGTGCAATGGCACAGAGTCTGAGAGTGCAGATTGAAGTGCCTGAAAATGCTTTGCAAAGAGACGGCATGATGAAGCCAGTCGGTTTTTACAAAGATGGCTTAAGTGTGCCCCTAGTAGATAACCTCATCAATGCCGTGAAGGATCATTTCTCAGAGGACCACAAAGAAGCTCTGAACTTCCTCTCCCTAGTTCCATGCTCAGTCACAGTGAGTTACATGTTTGAGAGCTTGAAGTCAAAGCCTCCACTCTACAGCAGTGATCTTCCTGATGCTGACAACTTCTTCACAGAGCTGTGCTGTTGGAGAGTCACATGGAAGACCAAAGTTGCGTCTGTGACCATCCCAGGCTCCATATTTCACACATTGCGCCTGCCACTAATGCAGTACTTTGGGAACATCAACGCACTGCTGAGGATTATGTCAGTGTTACCCAGCACAGCACTGGAGGACTGTGGTGTCATAATGCGCCACAAGAGGTTCCAAGAGTACCTGAGAAATACAAATCCCAAAGACAGGTCCCCGGGCTTGGCTATGCTGCAGGTGGGCACAGACTTCAGCAGAGACCTGGACCGCATGGTGACCCAGTGTTTGAAGGTTACTCCCCAGGCCTTAGAGGGTATATGTCTG GACAAGGAATCGAAAAGTATCATCAGAGACTCTGAAAATAATATGGAAG TTGATTGTGTCAAGGAGGATGGTGAAGAGATTAGAATTCAGCAATCTCCTGACAGGATGGAGGACCAAAGCATGAACCCCGCAGAAGAGAATGGGCACTCTGGAGATAATCGTCAAGGCTTGACGACGGTATTCAAACTTGCCACGTTACTGGGGAAAAAGAATATCAGTCTCTCAGACCTCTCAGAAGAGGACAGAGAGCTTTTCATCCAGGAGCTCAGCATGTGCCAATGGTCTAAAAATGAGAGCAAATGCACACCTTCAATAGGTGAGGATGAAATGGTGAACCTCCTCATAAATGGAATCAGAGATGTCATACTGAAGGAAATACAGGAATCGCCGTTCTTCTCGCTTATCACAGACAAACCTGTTAAAATTGCTGACAAGACCCACCTGCCTGTTTTTGTCAGGTATGTTGGAGAATCTGCTCCAAAAGTAGAGCTCATGGGTTTCTTACCATTTGATGAAAGCTGTCATGTTGATACACAGGCAGAACACCTTGCAAAGATTCTCACTGAAGACTGGGGCTTACCAATGTCTCAGTGTCGTGGACAAGCATTCATGCACTTGGGCTCAGGTTATCAAAGTCTGAAGAAAATGTCTTTGGATTTCCTCAATAGCTATCCGCTCTCCGTTGTAACACCCAGTGAGTCTTGTGGCCTTGCCCATTGGCTGGCGGGAAGTGTGCCTTGCCCTTCAGTAGCAAAAATGTTGGATATCACGGAAGACCTGCTGCTGTTCTTTGATGAATCTCCTTGTCTGGAGGGACAGCTAGCACAGGCTGTTGATGGGCTTTTGAATATGCCAAGAGAGGCCCTGGATGAAATGCCAGAAACCTGTTGCTCGAggtggaaaaagagagaggactTCTTTGACATACTCGCTGACACATTAGAGGGCATCCTCAGCTGCCTAGATGCTGTTAGCTCTAGTGCCATAGGTGCCAAGTCGATGCACGCGCAAGTTCTCTCCACCGCTCTGAGAAATCTGGATTTCATTGTCACCCTTGTGATTTTGAAGAATGCTTGCGCTCCTCTCCGTAACTGTAGCACCGTCTTCCGCTGTGGAAACCCTGCTGATATTCTCTGTGAAGTGGAAAAAATCCCCTCGATCATAGAGACTCTTAGcaaaatgttagaaaatgtgAGCACGCTGCATTCGACTTGGTTTGAGCAGGCGTTCCAGCTAGCAACCAGGGTAGCTCCTGAACAAGTGTGCTTCTCAGAGGAAGCCAACAGCTATGAGTCTCCTGAGATATATTACCGAGAGAATCTGAGTGTTCCTCTCCTCAGAAGTCTCATTGACGAAATGAAGTACAGCTTCTCCGACAGCCACTTGAAGGCCCTGTCGGTCCTGTCGTTACTGCCCTCCTGCAATCCCCAGCCCATTTTGCCGGAGTCCACAGACAAGCCATTCAGCCTCTACCTTGCAGATCTTTTGGAGCCTGAAGCGGCCGAGCAGGAAATCAACGCATGGGCTGCTGTCTGGAGCGAAAAATACCAGGATGCTGCTCCTCCATCATCCATCGCGGAAACATTAGTCCACCCCGAGTCAAACAGCCACCCAACTGTTGCCTCAATGCTTAGGCTAGTAGCTGTCCTGCCTAGTGTCAGCATGGAGTGTGACCTGATGAAGACCACTCTGAATTCCATGAGGGATCTGTTAAAACACACTGTATGCAAAGGCAGCAGGAAGGATCATGTGTTGCTCCTCTTTCACTGCACAACACTGCAGAGACTGCCGGAGGTCATTGAGAGGTGTATGGACGTTGACCCAGAGAGCAGTCCATGTCTTTCCcag gtgatGGGAACTGTCCAAAGACTAAAGTTGGAGAGTG GAGGCGCTAAAGTAAACCCGGCGGCACCAACAGAATCGCACGTCTCCATTGTAGCGGAGAAGCCTGCTGATGGCGAGGTCAAATCGGCTGACAATGAAGGGACACTGGAAGTCGCACAGGGACCGAGAAACGCAGTGTCTTTCTATGAGCCTCAACTGCGTGAACAAATCCTCAAAGAACTGTGGGACTCTCAGTTCTTTACAGTTATAACCGAGCGAGCTGTTGAAATCGACGGCGAGCTCTATGTCCCGTTGTGCATCAGGTACTTGAACAAAGAGGACATCCAGTGTGAGGAAACGCTGGCTTTCATCCCTTTCGTTGAAGACCAAGTTGTTCTTGCAGATGCTATTGAGACTGCCCTGTCTGAGAAGTGGGGGCTCAACATGGAGTACTGTAGAGGGCAGGCCTTGCTGAGTGTTGGTGGAGTAGGAGCTCAGATGAGGGCTGTAAGTTTAGCTATAGCTAAGAAATACCCCCAGGCTGTGAGATCGGTCAGCTCTGCTTTGTCTCTTAACGTATGGCTGGCTAAATCGTCTCCCGCCGAAGAAGCCGCGGACGGAGCAGTTCTCATAGGGAAAATATTACATTGGCTCACAGAGGATGTAGACCGCCAGAACAAACTGGAAGACGTGATCCTGCACGTGTTCCAGCACGATGAAGGCAAGGGCAACGAGCTGAGGGACAAACTCATCAAAAACTGGGAGAAGAGTCATGACATGCACGAGGTGATGGTAGACATTTTAGAAGCCGTCATGCTCTGTTTGAACGAGCTGAAAGGGGAGGGAAGTACTTCAAACCAGCAGCAAGCATCGCAGTTTTTCGATGCGATCCGGAACTTTGAGTTCATCCTGTCAACAGTGGTGCAGAAGAACATCCTGAGCGTAACTCAAAAGCTAAGTCAGTCTCTTCAGGGCAAACCCTTAGATATGTTACTCGCTGTGAATAATTTGCCCGATCTCAAAGCATCCCTCAGCAAACTGAAGAGTGATATTGACACCCATCACAAGGCCTGGTTCGAGGAGGCCACTGCGCTGGCTTGTAAACTCCATGTGACAATGTTGCATTCAGTGCTTCTGGAGCCATTGAGCGAGTTTTACAAAGAGTCAGTCAGCATGAAGGTTGTAGAGCACTCAATAGCAGAAATTGACGACCTCTTCACAGAAAAGGTATTGGACACCCTGAGGTGTCTGGAGATTGTGCCTTACGCAATGTCCAAAGTAGAAACCAGCATTCTTAGTGGTCTTGTGTTCCGCCTGTACAAGGAGGACTTGCCAGATCAGGGCTCTCTTCACACCGAGATGAAGTCGTGGAAGGAGAAATGGTTGGATCCCCTGGCAGGCTATCTCCCCACCACTGTGCTCGATACGCTCAAGACGTCCCAGATACGAAGTTTTAGTAACATTGAAACTCTGCTCAGACTCCAGGTCATCTTGCCGTTTTCAAGGAGGGAGAGCAACTTCAGGCAGGGAAAGAGGAGCTTCCAGGAGTTCATGCTGCAGGAAAAGCGATCCCTCGCTGAGCTACATCCTCTGTAG